Proteins encoded by one window of Nocardia goodfellowii:
- a CDS encoding ImmA/IrrE family metallo-endopeptidase, producing MSHRNRRRTLTAVQRKAAQLQPFSLPEFGRILAAASGIPVHIAASTALPPAVAGRWLRTGSGDLIEYDADLPEIARINTVLHEAGHILHGHTSVELRIDAGQALCSIVSPAAIGNFARVRYRSAYDSRCEREAEAFARQTLRTILWSDADTGESAQIRGALGFPRSRIE from the coding sequence ATGAGCCATCGCAACCGACGCCGAACTCTGACCGCGGTCCAGCGCAAGGCCGCCCAGTTGCAGCCGTTCAGCCTGCCCGAGTTCGGCCGAATCCTGGCCGCCGCCAGCGGGATTCCGGTGCACATCGCGGCCAGCACCGCCCTGCCGCCCGCCGTCGCCGGGCGCTGGCTGCGCACCGGTTCCGGTGATCTCATCGAATACGACGCCGATCTCCCGGAGATCGCCCGCATCAATACCGTGCTGCACGAGGCCGGCCATATCCTGCACGGCCACACCAGCGTCGAACTCCGGATCGACGCGGGTCAGGCCCTGTGTTCCATCGTCAGTCCCGCCGCCATCGGGAACTTCGCGCGGGTTCGGTACCGATCGGCGTACGACTCGCGCTGCGAGCGCGAAGCCGAGGCCTTCGCCCGGCAGACCCTGCGCACCATCCTGTGGAGCGATGCCGACACCGGCGAATCCGCGCAGATCCGCGGCGCGCTGGGCTTTCCCCGCAGCCGGATCGAGTAG
- a CDS encoding DUF397 domain-containing protein, with product MKSELSDAKWFKSRRSGASRDCVEVAFLDTGRVGVRDSKDPSGPALVFGPGEWTAFTASITSGTFDR from the coding sequence GTGAAATCAGAACTGTCCGACGCGAAGTGGTTCAAGAGCCGGCGCAGTGGCGCGTCCCGGGATTGCGTCGAGGTCGCCTTCCTCGACACCGGGCGAGTCGGCGTCCGGGACTCGAAGGACCCGTCCGGCCCGGCACTGGTATTCGGCCCCGGCGAGTGGACGGCCTTCACCGCGTCCATCACGTCCGGCACCTTCGATCGTTAG